The stretch of DNA ATTCCCTGTAAGTCAGCGCATCGGACGGCAGCGGCAGCGCCAGCATCCACCAGCTCGATATAAACAGAAAGATGATGGAAACCGCCAGCAACCAGTGCATGATCACCGCCGACGAACTGTAACCTTGTTTTTGCATGACGCGCTCTTTCTACTGGATTCGCTTTAAGGATGGCTTGCTGTCGAGACGCCTCGTGCCTGGCGACTCGCGATAACGCCGACGGTCATCATGAGATGGATGAAAAACCACAGCAGGAAGTTCTGCAAGTAGAGACCTCTCAACATTGGGCCGGCGTTGACCGTGCCGAGAAAGCCGATCACGTCGATGGCCGCCAGCGCACCGAAGGTGAGTATCGCGGCTGCGGGCGCCCACGTTCGGTAATTGACCAGCGCCGCACCGGCGATTATTGACGCAAAGGCGAAGATGGTGCCGGCGGCGGCCAGTATTGTCTGAAAGCCCGCAAACCAGTCCGGCGCGGATAGCACGAGGTTCCGGACGTTGGCGACCATTTGTTCGCACTCGGCCAGCGACAGCCCTTCTTCCGCGAGCTCATCCGGTGGGCATTCGGCCGCGGGCACCTGATCGCTCGCCGGCGTAGACGCGGTCATAACCGCCCATTTCATCCACTCGTTGCCATGCGATGCCGTCAAGTAAACGCCAAGCACAATCGCCACGACCCCCACCCAGCTCGCCCATGCGGGACCTTGCTCATTCGAATCGCTGGAGGTAGTTGCGGAAGATGATTCCATGCGGCACCTGTCGAGGATAAATTGTTTTGACTTTGTGTTTCGAGAACACAACAAAACTAACGCCGCGGACCGTGCGCGTCAACGCGGTGGTGCAGCAAAAGGGTGCGGTTGCTAAAAAAACTCTCAGGCGACGAGTCGCGTGCCTGTGTAATCGCGATTGTCTGGGCGGAATGCTACTGTGCGGTTGACGGAGCGATTGATTGCTCCAGCATGACACACGCATTCCCGGTGTCGCCAACACTTGACTCATTCCAGAATAGGGCCGACACTTCGGTACCATGACTTCGGTCAACGCCATCCCGATAAAGAATGCCGAGCGCGTCCACACTCTCGCAACCGCGCAAAGCGCACTGCGAAACGTGGGACTTAGGGTAACCACACCGCGAGCCGCAGTGTTGATGTGGCTGTCCAGACATCCCCACGCCACCGTGCATTACATCCGGTCAGGGGTGTGCCGGCGTCTGGGTTCGGTGTCCACACAAGCGGTGTATGACGTGCTCGCGGCGTTTATGGGCGCGGGTCTGGTACGGCGTATCGAACCGGCCGGTCACCCGGCACGGTATGAGTGCCGCGCTGGCGACAATCACCACCACCTGATCTGCCGTATCTGCGGCCGCACCGAAGATGTGGACTGCGCAATCGGCGCTGCCCCTTGCCTTACACCTAGTGATGCCTATGGATACGACGTCGACGAGGCCGAAGTCGTGTTCTGGGGCCACTGTCCGCGCTGCCGGGCCGGGCCTTAAAGTCCGATACCAGGCAGACCGCCAGCCCCTACGCTGTCGGTACGACCGCGCCGGATCGCCTTCAACAACGATGCTTTCACCACCACCACGAGGCACAAATTATGACTGATATGAATCGCAAACCAACCACGAGCGACGCCGGCATCCCGGTAGCGAGCGACGAGCACTCGCTCACGATCGGTCCCAACGGTCCGATCCTGTTGCAGGATCACTATCTCATTGAGCAGATGGCGAACTTCAACAGGGAGCGGATCCCGGAGCGCCAGCCGCATGCGAAGGGCGGTGGCGCGTTCGGCACGTTCCAGGTCACCAGCGATGTCAGCGCCCACACGCGGGCCGCGGTATTCCAGCCGGGCGCCGAAACCGACGTGCTGATCCGGTTCTCCACAGTTGCTGGCGAGCGCGGCAGCCCCGATACCTGGCGTGATCCCCGCGGCTTCTCGGTGAAGTTCTATACCTCCGAGGGTAACCTCGATATCGTCGGCAACAACACGCCGGTGTTTTTCATCCGCGATCCGATGAAGTTTCAGCACTTCATCCGCTCGCAGAAGCGTCGCGCCAACAACAATCTGCGCGACCACGACATGCAGTGGGACTTCTGGTCGCTCTCGCCGGAGTCGGCGCATCAGGTCACCTGGCTGATGGGTGACCGGGGCATCCCCAAGTCCTGGCGGCACATGAATGGTTACTCCAGCCACACCTACATGTGGATCAACGCGCAGGGCGAGCGGTACTGGGTGAAATATCATTTCAAGACCGACCAGGGCATCAAGTTCCTGACCCAGGAAGAGGGTGACCAACTGGCCGGCTCCGACGGCGACTACCACCAGCGCGACCTATACGACACGATCGAGCGCGGCGACCACCCGAGCTGGACGCTGAAGATGCAGATTATGCCGTTCGAGGACGCCAAGACCTACCGGTTCAACCCATTCGACCTGACCAAAGTCTGGCCGCACGATGACTATCCGCTCATCGAGGTCGGCAAGCTGACCTTGAACCGCAACGTCACCGACTACCATACCGAGATCGAGCAGGCGGCGTTCGAGCCGAACAACATCGTGGCTGGCACGGGTCTATCGCCGGACAAGATGCTGCTGGCCCGCGGCTTCGCCTACGCCGACGCGCACCGCGCCCGGCTCGGAGTGAACTACAAGCAGATCCCGGTCAATGCGCCGAAGGTGCCCGTCCACAGCTACTCAAAGGACGGCGCGATGCGGGTGCAAAACGTCTCTGACCCAGTGTATGCGCCGAACTCCTACGGTGGCCCCGAGGCCGATCCGATCCGCACCGACGACGGCGGGCACTGGTACACCGACGGCGAGATGGTGCGTACCGCGTACACGCTTCGCGAGGAGGACGACGATTGGGGTCAGGCCGGCACGATGGTTCGTGAGGTGCTGGACGACGCCGCGCGCGCGCGGCTTGTGTCCAACATCGTAGGTCATCTCAAGGACGGCGTATCTCCGCCGGTGCTGGCCCGAGCCATCGAGTACTGGCGCAACGTCGACAAAAACCTGGGCGACCGCATCGCCGAGGGCGTCGGCGGCAACCAGGAACGCGCGGCGCCCGAATCATCCGCCAAGAAAGGCGCGTATTCTACGGCGTGACGCAGCGCGTCAGAGCCCCCGGATTTGCCGGGGGCTCTGACTGTTTAACATCGTTTGACATCAATGTGGACAAGCAGGCTTCGCGAGCGCGATTTGAAACTCGGGTTCACGGCTTTCACTGAATTTTGGCCTTCGATGGAACGACAGTAAAAAAAGTGCTGTCAGTGCTGTGAATTATCCGCTGCTTAGTCGTTACGCTCTAGTCGTTATGACGTTGCGGCAATCCTGCGAGCCTACAACTTCAACGTCACCCGGAAGCCATTGCGCATCAACGCGATGATGACTTAGCCGCGAGTATATCCAACGCGGGTTCCGCGGAAAACTAGACACTGTCATCGCGGCGTCATCGGTCGTCCATTGCCCGCATCTACGCGCTCATGCGCCAAGCAGGCGCCGCGCGAGCAAAGCTTGCATGTCGCGCCGACCATCAACGATCAGATAGATAAACACTCGTTTTTCAATCACGCGGTAGATTACACGGTAGAGTTTGAAGAATATCTGGCGATACTCTCGCGGATGCCCAGCGCCTGCAATTCGCCTGGATGCGTTCCACGCTCCGGTGAGGAGATGAGGCTTTTCGTAACCTTCACCAATCGATCCATCACGTAATCCGCGCGGGTGTGCGAGCCGAATGCGGCGATGTGGTTATAGATTTCCTCCAGGTCACGCTTCGCGCCTGCCGTGAGCATCACCGGGTAGCGCATCAGACATCAGCCTTCTTTGCTCGCAACCGCTTAACGACCGTGGCCAAAGGCTTGACCTTACCTTCTTCAATCTCACGATTGCCCAGCGCCAGAATCTTCAGCAGCGCCAATACCTCCTGCGTTTGCTCATAAGAAACGACGTCCTGGATCACCGCCCTGGCTTCACCATTCTGGGTGATCAGCAGCGGTTCGCGTTGCTCGGCGCCAGATGCTCGCGCCGCACCCGGCTGGTCTCGACCACTCCCCGGCCCGCCGCCACGAGCGCGGGATCGATCAGCTCGGCACGGGTTTCGGCTTCGTTCATGCCAGAGGTTCTTTCAAGACTTGTTCAGGCTGCGTGGTTAATTCGCCTGCGAATGCTTTCTGTAGGATGGTTTGTTTTAGTTGTGTGAGTCTATCGAGCTTCTTCTTATAAATAGCCTCAAGGCTTCTCGATTTAACAGATAAATCTTCGAGACTTTGTACAATCGCCATCTGAACATCAGTTGATCGAGGGAACGAAATGGCAAGCGGCTCAATATCGTAGTTATTTATCTGGGGGATCGATGAGCCGCTACCTAGCTGTCGCATATCGACCGTTAGAAAATAGAAGTATAGAAAAGTTGGAACTAGAGCGTCCGACGGAATAACGCCCATAATGTTTTAAGTCAGTGCATATTGGTACAGCCGTCAGCCTTTTTTTATTGGTCAGTATGGCCCCACCTCGTTTGGGGAATATTGTCGTACCCGCTGGAAAGATTGTATTACTCCTGATGTCGCCTATGTTCAAGAACCGTGAAGATGCGACGATTTGAGACTCATTGCAGATGTGCGTCATATCTGCAACCTTGAGGTAGGGTACGTCACCAGATGACTTCTCGAGGTTCTTGTTAACCGTTGTACCACTCTTAAGCGTGCACACCTCTCCCAATTTTCTTTTCACCCATCCTTCGCCCTTCTGGGTGAAGACGGAATCCAGATAGCTCTCGAACAGCTCGCGGGCGTTGGCGAGGTTCTTCTCGGCATTGGCGAACGCAACCGCGATCCCCTCAAATGCTTCATCGAGAATGGCGACAATGCGCTTTTGCTCGGAGAGCAGGGGCACTGGTATTGGAATTTCGAGCAATTTGCCTTGATTAAGTTTAGGAACCGTCAATCCAGTTATGAACGGCGATAAGTCGGCGGCATTTAGGTAATAAATAAGCCATTCATCGACTACCGTGTCCCGATACGGCCGAATAACGTGGGTGTGGTTGTTGACCCAATACTTTCCATCGGCCGCAAAAGCGGTGTTCTCGCCAGCTCCCCACTTAGCGCCATCTTCTCCGATTAAGATAAGCCTCTCATCAAAAATGAACCCGTCTACGTAATCGAGAATTCCTGTCGCACCATAATATGGATACTGTCCTTGGACTCGGTGCCTCTTGGTGATTGGTTTGCGCTTACAATCCAGTACCTGGCATAGAGCGCCAAGCGGACGAAGCTTAGAAGTATCTCTCACAACATCCCCCGAATACCTTCGAGGATCTTTGCGCTCTCCTCATCCAGGAGGGTCATTTCCTCGATGATTTCCTCCGGCAGACGAAGCGGTACTTCCTCCGCCTTGTTCGAATTCTTGACCGACAGATCGAAATTCGCCGGGTCGATGTCCGCCACATCAACCGACCATGATTTTTCCGTTTCCGCAAAGCTGGCTTGCAGCTCTACAAACTCCGCTAGATCGTCGTCATTGAGCGGGGTTGTCTTGCCAAGTCTGCGGCCCGGATCGAGCTGGTAGTACCAGACCTTCCGCGTCGGCGTGCCCTTCTCGAAAACCAGCACCACCGTCTTCACGCCCGCGCCGA from Gammaproteobacteria bacterium encodes:
- a CDS encoding transcriptional repressor, whose translation is MTSVNAIPIKNAERVHTLATAQSALRNVGLRVTTPRAAVLMWLSRHPHATVHYIRSGVCRRLGSVSTQAVYDVLAAFMGAGLVRRIEPAGHPARYECRAGDNHHHLICRICGRTEDVDCAIGAAPCLTPSDAYGYDVDEAEVVFWGHCPRCRAGP
- a CDS encoding catalase, which translates into the protein MTDMNRKPTTSDAGIPVASDEHSLTIGPNGPILLQDHYLIEQMANFNRERIPERQPHAKGGGAFGTFQVTSDVSAHTRAAVFQPGAETDVLIRFSTVAGERGSPDTWRDPRGFSVKFYTSEGNLDIVGNNTPVFFIRDPMKFQHFIRSQKRRANNNLRDHDMQWDFWSLSPESAHQVTWLMGDRGIPKSWRHMNGYSSHTYMWINAQGERYWVKYHFKTDQGIKFLTQEEGDQLAGSDGDYHQRDLYDTIERGDHPSWTLKMQIMPFEDAKTYRFNPFDLTKVWPHDDYPLIEVGKLTLNRNVTDYHTEIEQAAFEPNNIVAGTGLSPDKMLLARGFAYADAHRARLGVNYKQIPVNAPKVPVHSYSKDGAMRVQNVSDPVYAPNSYGGPEADPIRTDDGGHWYTDGEMVRTAYTLREEDDDWGQAGTMVREVLDDAARARLVSNIVGHLKDGVSPPVLARAIEYWRNVDKNLGDRIAEGVGGNQERAAPESSAKKGAYSTA
- a CDS encoding type II toxin-antitoxin system Phd/YefM family antitoxin, translating into MLITQNGEARAVIQDVVSYEQTQEVLALLKILALGNREIEEGKVKPLATVVKRLRAKKADV
- a CDS encoding restriction endonuclease subunit S is translated as MGVIPSDALVPTFLYFYFLTVDMRQLGSGSSIPQINNYDIEPLAISFPRSTDVQMAIVQSLEDLSVKSRSLEAIYKKKLDRLTQLKQTILQKAFAGELTTQPEQVLKEPLA
- a CDS encoding restriction endonuclease subunit S, whose product is MRDTSKLRPLGALCQVLDCKRKPITKRHRVQGQYPYYGATGILDYVDGFIFDERLILIGEDGAKWGAGENTAFAADGKYWVNNHTHVIRPYRDTVVDEWLIYYLNAADLSPFITGLTVPKLNQGKLLEIPIPVPLLSEQKRIVAILDEAFEGIAVAFANAEKNLANARELFESYLDSVFTQKGEGWVKRKLGEVCTLKSGTTVNKNLEKSSGDVPYLKVADMTHICNESQIVASSRFLNIGDIRSNTIFPAGTTIFPKRGGAILTNKKRLTAVPICTDLKHYGRYSVGRSSSNFSILLFSNGRYATAR
- a CDS encoding N-6 DNA methylase, encoding PIRTGETAFLFLQHFIKMLKAGGRAAIVIKNTFLSNSDGASRALRQELLESCNLHSVLDCPGGTFLGAGVKTVVLVFEKGTPTRKVWYYQLDPGRRLGKTTPLNDDDLAEFVELQASFAETEKSWSVDVADIDPANFDLSVKNSNKAEEVPLRLPEEIIEEMTLLDEESAKILEGIRGML